The Dunckerocampus dactyliophorus isolate RoL2022-P2 chromosome 13, RoL_Ddac_1.1, whole genome shotgun sequence genome window below encodes:
- the itgb1bp1 gene encoding integrin beta-1-binding protein 1 isoform X1, which yields MFRKVKKRHSSSSSQSSEISTKSKSVDSSLGGLSRSSTVASLDTDSTKSSGNSTSETCAEFRVKYVGAIEKLQFDMSKTLHEPLDLINYIDAAQQDGKLPFVPGDEEMILGVSKHGVKVASLDQCARRGMLEPIPADFGRQAEYTLDWSPANGRAHIDKQPFTLTFIPMDNLESPINLTCMFLECGRKPEYPEKTHAHGRTCKLHTDLPDRSSRSPDCEANMLTTRPPHYVNYNYY from the exons ATGTTCCGCAAAGTCAAGAAAcgccacagcagcagcagttctCAGAGCAGTGAGATCAGCACCAAGAGTAAG TCTGTGGACTCCAGTTTAGGAGGATTGTCCAGGTCGAGCACCGTCGCCAGCCTCGACACAGACTCCACCAAGAGCTCAG GAAACAGCACATCAGAAACCTGCGCAGAGTTTCGTGTGAAGTACGTGGGAGCCATTGAGAAGTTGCAGTTTGACATGAGCAAGACGCTCCACGAACCTCTCGACCTCATCAACTACATTGATGCCGCTCAG CAAGATGGAAAGCTGCCATTTGTGCCAGGAGACGAGGAGATGATTCTGGGAGTGTCGAAACACGGAGTCAAAGTGGCCTCTCTGGACCAGTGT gctcgcaggggtatgctggagcctatcccagctgactttgggcgacaggcggagtacaccctggactggtcgccagccaatggcagggcacatatagacaaacaaccattcacactcacattcatacctatggacaatttagagtctccaattaacctaacatgcatgtttttggaatgtgggaggaaaccggagtacccggagaaaacccacgcacacgggagaacatgcaaactccacacggatcTTCCCGataggtcttcccgatctcctgactgtgaggccaacatgctaaccactagaccaccacaTTACGttaattacaattattattaa
- the itgb1bp1 gene encoding integrin beta-1-binding protein 1 isoform X2: protein MFRKVKKRHSSSSSQSSEISTKSKSVDSSLGGLSRSSTVASLDTDSTKSSGNSTSETCAEFRVKYVGAIEKLQFDMSKTLHEPLDLINYIDAAQQDGKLPFVPGDEEMILGVSKHGVKVASLDQCDVLHRHPLYLIVRMLCYDDGLGAGKNLLALKTTDPKQEGCSIWVYQCTSSEQAQSICKVLSASFDCALVSDKS, encoded by the exons ATGTTCCGCAAAGTCAAGAAAcgccacagcagcagcagttctCAGAGCAGTGAGATCAGCACCAAGAGTAAG TCTGTGGACTCCAGTTTAGGAGGATTGTCCAGGTCGAGCACCGTCGCCAGCCTCGACACAGACTCCACCAAGAGCTCAG GAAACAGCACATCAGAAACCTGCGCAGAGTTTCGTGTGAAGTACGTGGGAGCCATTGAGAAGTTGCAGTTTGACATGAGCAAGACGCTCCACGAACCTCTCGACCTCATCAACTACATTGATGCCGCTCAG CAAGATGGAAAGCTGCCATTTGTGCCAGGAGACGAGGAGATGATTCTGGGAGTGTCGAAACACGGAGTCAAAGTGGCCTCTCTGGACCAGTGT GACGTGTTGCACCGTCACCCTCTCTACCTGATTGTCCGCATGCTCTGCTACGACGACGGCCTGGGTGCGGGGAAGAATCTCCTGGCCCTGAAAACCACCGACCCAAAACAGGAGGGGTGCAGCATCTGGGTGTACCAGTGCACCAGCTCC GAGCAGGCTCAGTCCATCTGCAAGGTCCTGTCAGCTTCGTTTGACTGCGCTCTCGTCTCCGACAAGTCCTGA